In one window of Posidoniimonas corsicana DNA:
- a CDS encoding endonuclease/exonuclease/phosphatase family protein, producing the protein MAYSACAQLRVVNYNTLDKPFSQSDLDDLSIIVQAISDTPRNGVAKRPDILALQEQTTFSLNDSTSSRVAEALNSLFGVSSYQASVLGFGVDRLGVVFDSATVGLSSSSNIPTGGPRAAQRAEFSLLSYAGEQLYLYNAHLKAGSSSADNATRATEASNLVGNLASLGPNVNAVALGDMNIGSSSEAAFDALTDSGSPGFSDPLALGAWPNSSVAVHMTQSTRTSFLSDEGATGGMDDRFDLQLVTSPLLDGEGLSYLGPTSVGLESLEHSYQAFGNDGVSWNTRINNTFVGRTQTADVLNALHDFSDHLPVVADYQLPAVLEVLTAPVPETLAVGEPFTLDVTVRNAAEVLVAVGADELDYELSVSGDLSGQASGSVLALSGGDTISVALDTSVPGMRSGLLSVTTASQGAANALVELPISFEVIAAGLAGDFDGSGVVDAADYTVWRDGLGVDYVQSDYLTWRANFGQSAGGVGGSAAPEPAAMLLVFTALGWSAPRRWWSGRRD; encoded by the coding sequence ATGGCATACTCCGCGTGTGCACAGTTGAGAGTGGTCAACTACAACACGCTCGACAAGCCGTTCTCTCAGTCAGACCTCGACGACCTCTCGATCATTGTTCAGGCCATCTCCGACACTCCGCGGAACGGCGTCGCCAAGCGGCCTGACATTCTCGCTCTGCAGGAGCAGACGACCTTCTCATTAAACGACTCCACTTCATCCCGCGTAGCCGAGGCCCTGAACTCGCTATTCGGCGTCAGCTCCTACCAAGCCAGCGTGCTCGGCTTCGGGGTCGATCGGCTCGGGGTCGTATTCGACTCGGCTACGGTTGGCTTAAGTAGTTCCTCCAATATTCCTACAGGAGGGCCACGCGCCGCGCAGCGCGCAGAGTTTTCGCTGCTGTCCTACGCCGGCGAGCAACTCTACCTCTACAATGCGCACTTAAAGGCTGGCTCTTCCAGCGCCGACAACGCCACCAGAGCAACCGAGGCGTCGAACCTGGTGGGCAACCTCGCGTCGCTCGGTCCGAACGTGAATGCGGTCGCGCTGGGCGACATGAATATCGGCTCCAGTTCCGAGGCCGCTTTCGACGCCCTAACCGATTCCGGGTCGCCCGGCTTCTCAGATCCGCTAGCGTTAGGGGCTTGGCCAAACTCGTCCGTAGCGGTGCACATGACGCAGTCGACACGCACATCGTTCCTGTCTGACGAGGGCGCCACTGGCGGCATGGACGATCGGTTTGACCTGCAGCTCGTGACGTCACCACTCCTCGACGGGGAGGGGCTCAGCTACCTGGGGCCTACTTCGGTTGGTCTGGAGTCGCTCGAGCATTCCTACCAGGCGTTTGGGAATGACGGCGTCTCGTGGAACACTCGCATCAACAATACGTTCGTCGGTCGAACGCAAACGGCCGACGTCTTGAACGCCCTGCACGACTTTAGCGATCACTTGCCGGTGGTGGCAGACTACCAGCTGCCCGCGGTGCTCGAGGTGCTCACCGCCCCGGTTCCGGAGACGCTTGCGGTCGGCGAGCCGTTCACCCTAGATGTCACGGTTCGCAATGCGGCCGAAGTCTTGGTCGCTGTCGGCGCCGACGAACTCGACTATGAGCTGAGCGTTTCGGGCGACCTCAGCGGCCAGGCGTCGGGGAGCGTGTTAGCGTTATCGGGGGGAGACACTATTTCGGTCGCGCTGGACACGAGTGTTCCCGGCATGCGGAGCGGACTGCTATCCGTGACGACAGCCAGTCAGGGGGCGGCGAATGCCCTGGTCGAGCTGCCGATTAGTTTCGAGGTGATTGCTGCTGGGCTGGCCGGGGACTTCGACGGAAGTGGGGTTGTCGACGCAGCAGACTACACCGTGTGGCGGGATGGGCTGGGCGTTGACTACGTGCAGTCGGACTACCTCACGTGGCGGGCCAACTTTGGCCAGTCCGCGGGTGGGGTCGGCGGCTCGGCCGCACCGGAGCCTGCCGCCATGCTACTGGTATTCACTGCGTTGGGGTGGTCGGCGCCGCGGCGGTGGTGGTCTGGCCGCCGAGATTGA